In Chloracidobacterium sp., one genomic interval encodes:
- the mdh gene encoding malate dehydrogenase, protein MAAGRNKVTVVGAGNVGATAAHWIASKELADVVLVDIVEGTPQGKTLDLAQAAPIAGFDVKLVGANSYEETADSDVVIITAGLPRKPGMSRDDLLKTNSEIVGQVTDQVAKYSPNAYIIVVSNPLDAMAQVAFRRSGFPKNRVMGMAGVLDSARMRCFLAAELNVSVENVTAFVLGGHGDTMVPLPRYSTCAGIPVTELIPKERLDAIISRTANGGAEIVGLLKTGSAFYAPSLGAVEMAESILKDKKKILPCAVFLEGEYGISNLFVGVPVKLGKNGIEEIIEINLTNDERAALHKSAAAVQELIDVLNI, encoded by the coding sequence ATGGCAGCAGGAAGAAATAAGGTTACGGTCGTCGGTGCGGGAAATGTAGGCGCAACGGCGGCTCATTGGATCGCAAGTAAGGAACTTGCGGATGTTGTTCTGGTCGATATCGTCGAAGGCACGCCGCAGGGTAAGACCCTCGACCTCGCACAGGCGGCCCCGATCGCGGGTTTTGATGTAAAGCTTGTCGGTGCGAATTCATACGAAGAGACGGCTGATTCGGATGTTGTGATCATCACCGCGGGTCTGCCGCGTAAGCCCGGTATGAGCCGTGACGACCTATTGAAGACAAATTCGGAGATCGTCGGTCAAGTTACCGATCAGGTCGCAAAGTATTCGCCGAATGCGTATATCATCGTGGTTTCAAATCCGCTTGATGCAATGGCACAGGTCGCATTCCGCCGCTCGGGCTTTCCGAAGAATCGTGTGATGGGCATGGCCGGTGTGCTTGACTCGGCGCGCATGCGTTGTTTTCTTGCGGCGGAATTGAATGTTTCGGTCGAGAATGTTACCGCGTTCGTGCTCGGCGGCCACGGCGATACGATGGTTCCGCTTCCGCGCTATTCAACCTGTGCGGGCATTCCGGTTACCGAACTCATTCCGAAGGAGAGGCTCGATGCCATCATCAGCCGCACTGCGAACGGCGGTGCCGAGATCGTCGGTTTGCTCAAGACCGGATCGGCTTTCTACGCCCCTTCGCTCGGTGCCGTCGAGATGGCGGAGTCGATCTTGAAGGATAAGAAGAAGATCTTGCCCTGTGCGGTTTTCCTTGAAGGCGAATACGGCATCAGCAATCTTTTTGTCGGCGTCCCGGTCAAGCTTGGCAAGAACGGCATCGAGGAGATAATAGAGATCAATCTGACGAACGACGAGCGCGCGGCCCTGCATAAGTCAGCGGCGGCGGTTCAGGAACTCATCGATGTTCTGAATATCTGA
- a CDS encoding GNAT family N-acetyltransferase, with protein sequence MFKTQLRKTELSRTVLAKAFQPILADVQGLVALTEANRRETLAFLAERPVHTVVMTSFINDNGIESELNRGKFYGYRNAEGRLEGVALIGHSTLVEARTDNALYALAVCGRNAETPIHLVMSSGDTAERFWSFLSNGAEPKLTCREALFETAFPFAVPERVTALRPATEDELMQAAEAQAEVAFIESGSDPMVRDREGFLKRVARRIDQQRVFVVMDGDELIFKADIIAETPECIYLEGIYVSEKHRGKGIGSRCLASLTLDLLDRASNICMLSNVQMTNAHRSFMKAGYKRSDECVTLFV encoded by the coding sequence ATGTTCAAGACACAACTAAGAAAAACTGAACTGTCCCGAACGGTCTTGGCCAAAGCGTTCCAACCGATCTTAGCGGATGTCCAAGGGCTGGTCGCCTTAACTGAGGCGAACAGACGAGAGACCCTCGCATTCTTGGCAGAACGGCCGGTGCATACTGTGGTGATGACGAGCTTCATCAACGACAACGGCATCGAGAGCGAGCTTAATCGAGGCAAATTCTACGGCTATCGCAACGCGGAAGGCCGGCTCGAAGGAGTTGCTCTGATCGGACATTCGACCCTAGTAGAGGCTCGAACTGACAATGCTTTGTATGCTCTGGCAGTTTGCGGACGCAACGCCGAAACACCCATTCACCTCGTAATGTCGAGCGGTGATACAGCCGAGCGGTTCTGGTCGTTCCTTTCGAACGGAGCCGAGCCGAAGCTGACATGCCGCGAGGCTCTTTTTGAAACGGCCTTTCCGTTCGCGGTTCCTGAAAGGGTGACTGCGTTAAGGCCGGCAACCGAAGACGAACTGATGCAGGCCGCAGAGGCACAGGCAGAGGTCGCCTTTATTGAGTCGGGGTCGGACCCTATGGTCCGCGACCGTGAAGGCTTCCTAAAGCGTGTGGCTCGGCGTATCGATCAGCAGCGTGTCTTCGTTGTGATGGATGGCGACGAGCTTATATTCAAAGCCGACATCATCGCGGAAACGCCCGAGTGCATCTATCTCGAAGGCATTTATGTCAGCGAGAAGCACCGCGGCAAGGGTATAGGCTCACGCTGTTTGGCATCGCTTACGCTCGACCTTCTAGATCGTGCGTCCAACATTTGTATGTTAAGCAATGTTCAGATGACGAACGCCCACCGCAGCTTTATGAAAGCGGGCTACAAACGTTCGGACGAATGCGTAACGCTCTTCGTCTGA
- a CDS encoding type III pantothenate kinase, translating to MLLAVDIGNTNIKIGVFDGESLIDKITIPTDRKASASSLNDALAAQLPPNIASAVICSVVPEALVPVKELMSSHLAFSVRVIENTDELGITVNYFPIEAAGTDRLVNASAAAAIYGVPTIVCSFGTATTIDLVDSERRLIGGLIAPGLDTLPKALHIAAPLLPEVELAAPKSVLQNTTEGSLRSGIVNGYVEMVSGLIRRIKNEAGGDIRVIATGGRAMLVDENTDIIDIVDEDLLLKGLQRLALS from the coding sequence ATGTTGTTAGCCGTTGACATTGGCAACACCAACATCAAGATCGGTGTTTTCGACGGCGAATCACTCATCGACAAGATAACCATCCCGACAGACCGCAAGGCGTCGGCAAGCAGTCTAAATGACGCGCTCGCCGCACAACTGCCGCCGAATATCGCATCAGCTGTGATCTGCTCGGTCGTTCCCGAAGCCCTCGTACCCGTAAAAGAACTCATGAGCTCGCATCTCGCGTTTAGCGTGCGTGTCATCGAAAATACCGATGAACTGGGTATTACGGTCAACTATTTTCCGATCGAGGCTGCAGGCACCGACCGGCTCGTGAACGCTTCCGCCGCAGCTGCAATTTACGGCGTACCAACGATCGTGTGCAGTTTTGGCACGGCAACGACGATCGATCTGGTCGATAGCGAACGGCGCTTGATCGGCGGCCTGATCGCTCCCGGCCTTGATACCTTGCCGAAAGCGCTGCACATCGCTGCTCCGCTGCTGCCCGAAGTTGAGCTTGCGGCTCCGAAAAGCGTACTCCAGAATACGACCGAGGGATCACTCCGCTCAGGGATCGTGAACGGTTATGTGGAAATGGTCTCAGGGCTGATCCGTCGGATCAAGAATGAGGCCGGCGGCGATATTAGGGTCATTGCGACGGGCGGAAGGGCAATGCTGGTCGATGAGAATACCGATATCATCGATATCGTAGATGAGGACCTGCTTCTAAAGGGCCTTCAGAGATTGGCGCTCAGCTGA
- a CDS encoding EAL domain-containing protein: MKYPRLTWAYAILVYALGAASIAVSVWLIEPDLIDVHLVLLFLFTIGVGSRITIQVPRFKGYISASEIFIFLALLLYGGQFAVLLAAGDAFATSWRICKKRSTVFFNTATMAISTAVVWFVLQVLGLYTVSQVHGTSDYQKNFVVALSVIAITQFITNTALASSYGSLRDNTPFWDTWKVKYIWSFFTYLIGAIGAGLLVQLGEYLGLNIIVATFPICFFVFLGYRMYMRNVEASMRQAEQAEQYARILETQSEALRESEERFRSAFDYAPIGIGLLTSTGKWLKVNHALTQILGYGEEDFLMMDFQSITVPEDLGMALIKVHELLSGKIDNCQMEQRYFHKTGRIVWASWSVSAASDVRSKQPNLIFQIQDITQKKNDQQKLEYEATHDQLTGLPNRSYFLTRLTTALEKVHSIQGYQVSVLFIDLDRFKVVNDSLGHLIGDLLLKGIAERLNECMRPADIVARLGGDEFTILVEGVFDAAEVTRIADRIQHQLTVPFDLNGHIVYTSASIGVLHASEKHFTAEDMMRDADTAMYQAKRAGKARHAVFDEEMHKAARETLQLETDLRRAVEHDELAVRYQPILDLESGRITGVEALARWYHPTLGHISPGKFIPLAEEIGLIDQLCAQVLHRSCTEIRSLQDRRSKDRQLTMSVNLSSRQFAQGSLVQSICSILDETGFAPRDLHVEITESVFFEHADSSVAMLNHLRGLGIDIHIDDFGTGYSNLSYLMRLPISTLKIDRSFISIVDDDGSNDAVVEAIIALARKLSLRVIAEGVETQGQLERLKELGCEGAQGYYFASPMEFTELKKFLGKAAIRDSNLPMADVPVIEAIQ, encoded by the coding sequence ATGAAGTATCCGAGACTCACATGGGCATACGCGATTTTGGTTTACGCGCTCGGCGCGGCTTCTATTGCTGTGTCCGTTTGGCTTATTGAGCCTGATCTGATCGACGTTCACCTAGTTCTCCTGTTCCTGTTCACGATAGGTGTCGGCTCGCGTATCACTATCCAAGTGCCGCGCTTCAAGGGTTATATTTCAGCCAGCGAGATATTCATTTTTCTCGCGCTGTTACTCTACGGCGGCCAGTTCGCCGTGCTGCTGGCCGCAGGCGATGCCTTCGCGACAAGCTGGCGTATCTGTAAGAAGCGATCTACGGTATTTTTCAATACGGCTACAATGGCGATCTCGACCGCCGTCGTATGGTTCGTGCTGCAGGTATTGGGCCTCTATACCGTCAGTCAGGTTCATGGCACCAGTGACTACCAAAAGAATTTTGTCGTCGCTCTTTCCGTAATTGCCATAACACAATTCATTACAAATACTGCTTTGGCCTCGTCGTACGGATCGCTGCGTGACAACACTCCGTTCTGGGATACTTGGAAGGTCAAGTACATTTGGTCCTTCTTCACATACCTGATAGGAGCGATAGGAGCAGGCTTGCTTGTTCAGCTCGGCGAGTATCTTGGCCTGAACATCATCGTTGCCACCTTTCCGATCTGTTTTTTCGTATTTCTCGGCTACCGGATGTATATGCGGAACGTCGAGGCATCGATGCGGCAGGCGGAACAGGCGGAGCAGTACGCACGCATACTCGAAACTCAATCAGAGGCCTTGCGCGAGTCAGAAGAGAGGTTTCGCAGCGCTTTCGATTACGCGCCGATCGGCATCGGCCTGCTGACGTCAACGGGCAAATGGCTCAAGGTCAACCATGCATTGACCCAGATCCTCGGTTACGGCGAAGAAGACTTCCTAATGATGGACTTTCAGTCAATAACCGTTCCGGAAGATCTCGGCATGGCGCTGATCAAGGTCCACGAGCTGTTGTCGGGCAAGATAGACAATTGCCAGATGGAGCAGCGTTATTTTCACAAGACCGGCCGTATCGTATGGGCATCGTGGAGCGTTTCAGCCGCCAGCGACGTTAGATCGAAACAGCCGAATTTGATCTTCCAGATACAGGATATTACTCAGAAAAAGAACGATCAGCAGAAGCTTGAATATGAGGCGACCCACGATCAGCTTACCGGGCTGCCGAATCGTTCCTACTTCCTTACACGTTTGACCACAGCCCTCGAAAAGGTTCATTCGATCCAAGGGTATCAGGTGAGCGTGTTGTTTATCGACCTCGACCGGTTCAAGGTCGTCAACGACAGTCTCGGGCATCTTATCGGCGACCTTCTCCTAAAGGGTATTGCAGAACGGCTGAATGAATGTATGAGGCCGGCGGACATCGTTGCTCGGCTCGGCGGGGACGAATTTACCATTCTTGTCGAGGGTGTGTTCGATGCAGCCGAGGTTACGCGGATCGCGGATCGGATTCAGCATCAGCTCACGGTTCCGTTCGACCTTAACGGGCACATCGTCTATACATCTGCCAGCATCGGTGTCCTTCATGCATCCGAGAAGCATTTTACTGCCGAGGATATGATGCGTGATGCGGACACGGCAATGTATCAGGCAAAACGTGCCGGCAAGGCAAGACATGCGGTCTTTGATGAGGAAATGCACAAGGCCGCCCGCGAAACCCTTCAGCTCGAAACGGATCTCCGTCGAGCTGTCGAACATGACGAGTTGGCGGTCCGGTATCAGCCGATCCTTGATCTTGAGAGCGGGCGTATCACCGGCGTCGAAGCTTTGGCTCGGTGGTATCACCCGACCTTGGGCCATATATCGCCCGGCAAGTTCATACCTCTTGCAGAGGAAATTGGGCTTATCGATCAGCTTTGCGCGCAAGTGCTTCACCGTTCGTGTACCGAGATCAGGTCGCTGCAAGACCGCCGCAGCAAAGACCGTCAGCTTACGATGAGCGTCAATCTGTCGAGTCGGCAGTTCGCACAAGGCTCGCTCGTTCAGAGCATTTGTTCGATATTGGATGAAACGGGCTTTGCTCCGAGAGATCTCCATGTCGAGATCACGGAATCAGTATTTTTTGAGCACGCTGACAGTTCGGTTGCTATGCTGAATCACCTTCGGGGTCTTGGGATCGACATTCATATTGATGATTTCGGTACGGGATACTCGAACCTCAGCTATCTGATGAGGCTACCGATCTCGACACTCAAAATAGACCGCTCATTCATCTCTATCGTGGATGATGACGGCAGCAACGACGCCGTTGTAGAAGCCATCATTGCACTGGCACGCAAGCTGAGCCTGCGCGTCATTGCTGAGGGCGTTGAGACGCAAGGGCAATTGGAGCGGCTGAAAGAATTAGGATGCGAAGGTGCTCAAGGCTACTACTTTGCCTCGCCGATGGAGTTTACAGAGTTAAAGAAATTCCTCGGCAAAGCAGCGATCCGCGATTCGAACTTGCCGATGGCGGATGTGCCGGTGATCGAGGCGATACAGTAG
- the crcB gene encoding fluoride efflux transporter CrcB, with product MQAALYDVTITCVSMLRNTILVGVGGMLGSIARYLSVYFMSRLMAIDFPIGTFVVNVLGCFIIGLAAGFAGRYFPDDQGRLLFVATGFCGGFTTFSAFALENVELLTSRSFFTSASYVVVSVIVCIIAAFLGLFAARNW from the coding sequence ATGCAAGCTGCATTATATGATGTTACAATAACCTGCGTTTCTATGCTCAGGAACACCATACTCGTCGGCGTTGGCGGAATGTTGGGTTCTATTGCCCGTTACCTGTCGGTCTATTTTATGTCGCGGCTGATGGCGATAGATTTTCCGATAGGTACTTTTGTCGTCAACGTCCTGGGCTGTTTCATTATCGGGTTGGCCGCCGGATTCGCGGGACGTTATTTTCCGGACGATCAAGGACGACTGCTGTTCGTTGCGACCGGATTCTGCGGCGGCTTTACCACCTTCTCTGCCTTTGCCCTCGAAAATGTCGAGCTGCTGACCTCACGGAGCTTCTTTACATCCGCGTCCTACGTCGTTGTAAGCGTCATTGTCTGCATAATTGCCGCATTCCTCGGCCTTTTCGCTGCCCGCAACTGGTAA
- a CDS encoding S8 family serine peptidase — MKEERTKTGLIRQIVVLAIVMSFAFSNIFAIGALRSDRINVASSTSATARYTTDLTQLGREGRLREDLSLENAANALLKALAEDGVRQPIVVNDDPAVQTAVVEQAALSISNGTAPEALAGRSILQVETAVLFSNSHSKEEAAQKLEPIIDEAIASKGRVILYFDGMADLVGVQAPTQKLFQAVSEGRISVIGSSSAAAYKEQVEANADVSPYFAGIFVSESRKAETDAGNGKIASNNTYRGDNVSPDLRDMMAADPSGKKRVDVILQAKDVESAALRSILADGRARITGRIGSDDTLVVNLPLSVLNTLSTSGLINYVSPDREMTSMGHIEDATGTTLMRSQPALNGRPAYTLDGTGVGIAVVDSGLYAGHNGFKNGAGSSRVVANVNFTNGTITDTTDAYGHGTHVAGLAAGDDNVNSGAYRGVANNSTIISVKVLNNLGIGNTSWLLNGLNWILANRAAYNIKVVNLSLGTTAIDTWTNDPVCIKVKELVAAGIVVIAAAGNEGKTHQGQKVYGRIHSPGNSPYAITVGASNSLGTTSRADDVMATFSSRGPTRSYYKTSTGTTVYDNLIKPDIVAPGNKLISYKSPSNRMSVLNALLNVDQTNGADSMMYMSGTSMSAPVVAGAAALLLQVNPKLTPGMVRMLMQYTAQPIAGANTFEQGAGALNLEGAVRLARSLRTDVDFQSLTKGAATVPAGWTMPTPSTTIGGSTFPWAQFIIGKFTTLSGANLVSQFQTVYKRENIVGQGVTFGNGNFSLDTASYFTAGLTINRDVNTSNGSALGVGTPYLSYGVLVGDGVLVGDGVLVGDGVLVSDGVLVGDGVLVGDGVLVGDGVLVGDGVLIGDSVLLGDDTAGMQ, encoded by the coding sequence ATGAAAGAGGAAAGAACAAAAACCGGACTCATCAGACAGATCGTCGTCCTAGCGATCGTCATGTCGTTCGCGTTCTCGAATATTTTTGCGATAGGAGCGTTGCGCAGCGACAGGATCAATGTTGCTTCCAGCACCTCAGCAACGGCTAGATATACCACCGACCTTACGCAGCTTGGCCGTGAAGGAAGACTGCGTGAGGACCTAAGCCTTGAGAATGCAGCAAATGCACTTCTGAAGGCGTTAGCGGAGGATGGTGTTCGTCAGCCGATCGTCGTTAATGATGACCCAGCGGTCCAGACCGCGGTCGTTGAACAGGCCGCATTGAGTATCTCGAACGGAACCGCCCCGGAGGCTCTTGCGGGACGCTCGATCCTTCAGGTCGAGACCGCAGTGCTCTTCTCGAATTCCCATTCAAAAGAGGAGGCAGCACAAAAACTGGAGCCGATCATTGATGAAGCTATCGCGTCCAAGGGACGCGTGATCCTTTATTTTGATGGAATGGCCGATCTTGTCGGTGTTCAAGCGCCTACCCAAAAGCTCTTTCAAGCCGTTTCCGAGGGCCGCATTTCGGTCATTGGTTCGAGCTCCGCAGCAGCGTACAAAGAGCAGGTAGAGGCTAATGCCGACGTCTCGCCGTACTTTGCCGGCATCTTCGTTTCTGAAAGTAGGAAGGCGGAAACGGATGCCGGCAACGGCAAGATCGCTTCGAATAATACCTACCGCGGCGACAATGTATCGCCGGATCTACGCGATATGATGGCGGCCGATCCGTCGGGCAAGAAGCGCGTTGATGTCATCCTGCAGGCAAAGGATGTCGAGAGTGCAGCTCTGCGCTCGATCCTTGCTGACGGACGGGCACGTATCACAGGCCGTATCGGCAGCGATGATACGCTTGTCGTAAACCTGCCGCTGTCCGTGCTTAATACGCTGTCAACGAGCGGCTTGATCAATTACGTATCTCCGGATCGCGAAATGACGAGCATGGGGCATATTGAAGATGCCACAGGCACGACATTGATGCGGTCTCAACCCGCGCTGAACGGCCGTCCGGCATACACGTTGGACGGCACAGGCGTCGGTATTGCGGTCGTTGATTCAGGCCTGTATGCGGGCCACAACGGCTTTAAGAATGGAGCAGGCTCATCGCGCGTCGTCGCGAACGTGAACTTTACGAACGGTACGATCACGGACACGACAGACGCTTACGGACACGGCACACACGTCGCGGGCCTCGCTGCCGGCGATGACAATGTGAACAGCGGTGCGTATCGCGGAGTTGCGAATAACTCGACGATCATAAGTGTCAAGGTTTTGAATAATCTTGGGATCGGAAACACGTCGTGGCTTCTGAACGGCCTCAATTGGATCCTTGCAAATCGGGCTGCGTATAACATCAAGGTCGTCAACCTGAGCCTCGGTACGACAGCCATCGATACTTGGACGAACGATCCTGTGTGTATCAAGGTCAAGGAACTTGTAGCTGCAGGTATTGTCGTCATAGCTGCCGCCGGAAATGAGGGCAAGACCCACCAAGGACAAAAAGTGTACGGGCGTATTCACAGCCCCGGCAACAGCCCGTATGCGATCACTGTAGGTGCGAGCAATTCGTTGGGAACGACCTCGCGTGCCGATGACGTAATGGCAACTTTCAGCTCGCGGGGGCCTACGCGCAGCTACTATAAGACCTCGACCGGCACGACGGTATATGACAACCTGATCAAACCCGATATCGTTGCTCCCGGAAACAAGCTTATCTCATACAAGTCGCCGAGCAACCGAATGTCGGTACTCAACGCATTACTGAACGTCGATCAGACAAATGGTGCTGATTCGATGATGTACATGAGCGGCACGTCGATGTCCGCTCCGGTAGTTGCGGGTGCCGCCGCACTACTGCTGCAGGTCAATCCGAAGCTGACACCCGGAATGGTCCGAATGCTGATGCAGTACACTGCCCAGCCGATCGCAGGTGCTAACACCTTTGAGCAGGGTGCAGGTGCACTTAACCTCGAAGGCGCGGTGCGTTTGGCACGTTCGCTCCGCACGGATGTCGATTTTCAGAGCCTTACGAAAGGCGCGGCAACCGTTCCTGCGGGATGGACGATGCCGACGCCGTCAACAACGATCGGCGGTTCGACGTTCCCGTGGGCTCAGTTCATTATCGGAAAGTTCACGACCCTCTCGGGTGCGAACCTCGTTTCGCAGTTCCAGACCGTTTATAAGCGTGAGAATATAGTCGGCCAAGGCGTTACCTTCGGAAACGGCAACTTCTCGCTGGATACGGCAAGCTATTTCACGGCCGGGCTTACGATCAACCGTGACGTGAATACGAGCAACGGTTCTGCCCTTGGGGTGGGAACGCCGTACTTAAGCTACGGTGTTCTGGTAGGTGACGGTGTACTCGTCGGTGACGGTGTTCTGGTCGGTGACGGCGTACTGGTCAGCGATGGTGTACTCGTCGGCGACGGTGTTCTGGTCGGTGACGGCGTACTTGTCGGTGACGGCGTACTTGTCGGTGACGGTGTTCTAATTGGCGACAGCGTTCTCCTTGGTGATGATACTGCAGGAATGCAATAA
- a CDS encoding cation:proton antiporter, whose translation MQLAFTSPSDNFHTLVTLLIIWASAILMAELFERLRQPAVVGQILAGIIIGPSVLALVQPNEITSTLAEIGVIFLLFTVGLETKPHDILRVGKSAFLVAVLGVIVPFVAGYVLMELWGAPNIESLFIGTAMVATSVGITAKVLGDLGLIEHDTSRIILGAAVIDDILGLLVLAVVSSLAQGSINYLELALTAALSIGFLIFVMFVGAPAVTRMAPRIENLRLANSLFAFGLVLCLALSVAAAYIGVAAIVGAFVAGMSLAEATEDNPTMHKQIAGVTDFLVPFFLVGIGLQLKLDVFRDSSTLALTAIITVVAVITKLIGGGLGVLNLGWRKAGQVGVGMIPRGEVGIVVAQIGLGMSVITDSLYGVVLFMAVATTIVAPPLLKVLFKGEGAVAAE comes from the coding sequence ATGCAGCTTGCATTCACATCGCCATCCGATAATTTCCATACTCTCGTAACCCTATTGATCATCTGGGCATCAGCGATACTGATGGCGGAACTCTTTGAACGCCTGCGGCAGCCTGCGGTCGTCGGGCAGATACTTGCGGGCATCATCATCGGCCCTAGCGTCCTTGCGTTGGTACAGCCGAATGAGATCACATCGACGTTGGCAGAGATCGGCGTGATATTTCTGCTGTTCACCGTCGGCCTTGAAACAAAGCCTCACGATATTCTGCGTGTCGGCAAAAGTGCGTTCCTTGTTGCGGTACTCGGCGTGATCGTTCCTTTCGTTGCGGGTTATGTACTGATGGAACTGTGGGGAGCTCCGAACATCGAATCGCTCTTTATCGGCACGGCAATGGTCGCAACCTCCGTTGGTATCACCGCCAAGGTTCTCGGCGATCTCGGCCTGATCGAGCATGATACAAGCCGAATTATCCTCGGAGCCGCCGTTATAGACGACATTCTGGGCTTACTGGTGCTGGCGGTCGTTTCGAGCCTCGCACAAGGAAGCATCAATTACCTCGAGCTTGCTCTTACGGCTGCGCTGTCTATCGGCTTTCTTATTTTCGTCATGTTCGTAGGAGCTCCGGCCGTTACACGAATGGCGCCTCGGATCGAGAATCTGCGGCTCGCCAATTCCCTCTTTGCATTCGGACTCGTACTTTGCCTTGCCTTGTCGGTCGCGGCGGCCTACATAGGCGTTGCGGCGATCGTCGGTGCATTCGTGGCCGGTATGTCGCTTGCTGAAGCGACCGAGGACAACCCGACTATGCACAAACAGATCGCCGGCGTTACCGACTTTCTGGTACCGTTCTTTCTCGTGGGTATTGGGCTTCAATTAAAGCTCGACGTCTTTCGCGATTCGTCAACGCTGGCTCTGACCGCGATCATCACCGTCGTGGCCGTGATCACAAAACTCATCGGCGGCGGGCTGGGCGTCCTGAATCTCGGATGGCGAAAGGCCGGACAGGTCGGCGTAGGAATGATACCGCGCGGCGAGGTCGGAATCGTCGTTGCTCAGATCGGGCTCGGAATGTCGGTCATAACCGATTCGCTGTACGGCGTCGTACTCTTTATGGCCGTTGCAACGACGATCGTTGCTCCGCCGCTGTTGAAGGTGCTCTTCAAGGGTGAAGGAGCCGTCGCGGCCGAATGA
- the ispH gene encoding 4-hydroxy-3-methylbut-2-enyl diphosphate reductase — protein MKVLLANEYGFCFGVERAVDMVEAALSDGEKVRTLGPLIHNEQEMQRLANEGVVTMTDPSEVLSGETAVIRAHGVTPEVQHQLEMTATRVVDATCPFVTRVQKLAARAAANDQNIVIVGNPEHPEMIGVKGYAPDHAFVVHDETEVASLPMLRDPIVVAQTTIKAKTFFDTAEAVKARSTGNVRVVNTICSATRDRQDAARSLSTMVEAFYIIGGRHSSNSVKLLAVCKENCEKSFLIETEEEIDPNDLVGVNVVGVTAGASTPEWLIKKVVAHLEDIGRDLEVAANA, from the coding sequence ATGAAGGTATTGCTTGCGAATGAATACGGGTTTTGTTTTGGAGTCGAACGTGCGGTCGATATGGTCGAGGCCGCGTTAAGCGACGGCGAAAAGGTTCGTACACTCGGACCGCTAATCCACAACGAGCAGGAAATGCAGCGCCTGGCAAACGAAGGCGTTGTTACGATGACCGACCCTTCGGAGGTTTTAAGCGGAGAAACCGCGGTTATACGTGCGCACGGCGTAACACCCGAAGTTCAGCATCAGCTTGAAATGACGGCAACCCGCGTTGTTGACGCGACCTGTCCTTTCGTTACCCGCGTCCAAAAACTCGCCGCTCGTGCCGCCGCCAACGATCAGAACATCGTTATTGTCGGCAATCCCGAGCATCCTGAGATGATCGGCGTTAAGGGCTATGCGCCTGACCACGCTTTTGTTGTACATGACGAGACAGAGGTTGCTTCGCTGCCGATGCTTCGCGACCCGATCGTCGTGGCCCAGACCACCATCAAGGCAAAGACATTCTTCGACACCGCCGAAGCTGTAAAAGCCCGCTCGACGGGAAATGTTCGCGTAGTGAACACCATCTGCTCCGCAACGCGCGACCGGCAGGACGCAGCACGATCACTGTCAACGATGGTCGAGGCCTTCTATATCATCGGCGGGCGCCATTCATCGAACAGCGTAAAGCTCTTGGCCGTTTGTAAAGAGAATTGCGAAAAGAGCTTTTTGATCGAGACCGAAGAAGAGATCGACCCTAACGATCTCGTCGGAGTGAATGTTGTGGGCGTAACTGCCGGTGCTTCGACTCCCGAATGGCTTATCAAAAAAGTGGTCGCGCACCTTGAAGATATCGGCCGAGATCTCGAAGTCGCAGCTAATGCCTGA